The following are from one region of the Hymenobacter sp. YIM 151858-1 genome:
- a CDS encoding DMT family transporter, with amino-acid sequence MNQPSNPLRVHTALFIVSLIYAANYSLSKEVMPHHVGPYGIVVLRVVTAAVVFEVLARLFAKERITGRADNIRSILCGISGIGLNQLLFFGGLNLTTPISASLVQTISPIVVVLASVVLLGERITLKRALGIGLAGTGAAMVILSRGPAGAAGQSVALGNLLILLNATFFGLYLVLVAPLMRKYHAFTVLARSFLVGAFIVVPFGLKQALAPDYAHLPMRIWVIILYMIVMLTVVAYLLNNWALKHASPALLGVYIYLQPILAVLIAVALGRDHLTWARALQGLLIFAGVWLVSQKPKHKTVIGKEVPLEPVQD; translated from the coding sequence GTGAATCAGCCTTCAAACCCGCTGCGCGTGCATACCGCGCTGTTTATCGTGTCGCTGATTTACGCCGCCAACTACAGCCTCTCCAAGGAGGTGATGCCGCATCACGTAGGGCCCTACGGCATTGTGGTGCTGCGCGTGGTTACGGCCGCGGTGGTGTTCGAGGTGCTGGCGCGGCTGTTTGCCAAGGAGCGCATTACCGGCCGCGCCGATAACATCCGCTCCATTCTGTGCGGCATTTCGGGCATTGGCCTGAATCAGCTGCTGTTTTTCGGCGGACTGAACCTGACCACGCCCATCAGCGCCTCGCTGGTGCAAACCATTTCGCCCATTGTGGTGGTGCTGGCCTCGGTGGTGCTGCTCGGCGAGCGTATTACTCTCAAGCGCGCCCTGGGTATCGGCCTTGCCGGAACCGGAGCGGCCATGGTAATCCTGAGCCGGGGCCCGGCCGGTGCCGCCGGCCAATCGGTAGCCCTAGGTAATTTGCTGATTCTGCTGAACGCTACCTTCTTCGGGCTGTACCTGGTGCTGGTAGCGCCCCTGATGCGCAAGTACCACGCCTTTACGGTGCTGGCGCGCAGCTTTTTGGTGGGCGCATTTATTGTGGTGCCATTCGGGCTGAAGCAAGCTTTGGCCCCCGATTACGCCCACTTGCCCATGCGCATCTGGGTTATCATCCTGTACATGATTGTGATGCTGACGGTGGTGGCCTACCTGCTCAACAACTGGGCCCTGAAGCACGCCTCGCCGGCGTTGCTGGGCGTGTATATCTACCTGCAACCCATTCTGGCCGTGCTCATTGCCGTGGCCCTAGGTCGCGACCACCTCACCTGGGCCCGGGCCCTGCAAGGCCTGCTGATTTTTGCCGGGGTGTGGCTGGTAAGCCAGAAGCCGAAGCACAAGACGGTGATTGGCAAGGAAGTGCCGCTGGAGCCGGTGCAGGACTGA
- a CDS encoding response regulator transcription factor: protein MKLLLVEDEPKLASFIRKGFENEAYEIEVAYDGRVGKSLLDRNRYDVVILDVNLPYINGFELCRQLREHDAHVPVLMLTALDSLDDKVAGFEAGADDYLVKPFEFKELLLRTRALGKRNHEAATAKRTLRMADLELNLDGRYVTRAGQRIDLTTREYSLLEYLLLNRGKTVTRVDIAERVWELNFDTNTNIIDVYVSYLRKKIDKDFSPKLIHTVVGMGYTMREG from the coding sequence ATGAAGCTATTGTTGGTTGAGGACGAGCCCAAGCTGGCCTCGTTTATCCGAAAAGGGTTCGAAAACGAGGCCTACGAGATAGAAGTAGCCTACGACGGCCGCGTGGGCAAATCGTTGCTCGACCGCAACCGCTACGACGTGGTTATTCTCGACGTAAACCTGCCCTACATCAACGGCTTTGAGCTGTGCCGCCAGCTGCGCGAGCACGACGCCCACGTGCCCGTGCTCATGCTCACGGCCCTCGATAGCCTCGACGACAAAGTGGCCGGCTTCGAGGCCGGCGCCGATGATTACCTCGTTAAGCCCTTTGAGTTCAAGGAGTTGCTGCTGCGCACCCGCGCCCTGGGCAAGCGCAACCACGAGGCCGCCACCGCCAAGCGCACCCTACGCATGGCCGACCTCGAACTGAACCTCGACGGCCGCTACGTAACCCGCGCCGGCCAGCGCATCGACCTGACCACCCGCGAGTATTCCCTGCTCGAGTACCTGCTCCTGAACCGCGGCAAAACCGTTACGCGCGTGGACATTGCCGAGCGCGTGTGGGAGCTGAACTTTGACACCAACACCAATATCATCGACGTGTACGTGAGCTATTTGCGCAAGAAAATCGACAAAGATTTCTCGCCCAAGCTCATTCACACCGTGGTAGGCATGGGCTACACCATGCGCGAAGGCTGA
- the fabG gene encoding 3-oxoacyl-[acyl-carrier-protein] reductase, translating to MTKLLDGKVALITGASKGIGRAIAQHFAQLGAQVAFTYLSSVEKGQQLEHELAAFGTKVKGYRSDASDYQQAEKLVDDVIAEFGKLDVLVNNAGITKDGLLMRMSEEQWDQVLNVNLKSVFNLTKAATKPMMRAKSGSIINMTSVVGIKGNAGQANYAASKSGIIGFTKSVALELGSRNIRCNAIAPGFIETEMTGELDQKVVDEWRKAIPLKRGGTPEDVAKATAFLASDDSAYITGQVLQVDGGMLT from the coding sequence ATGACCAAACTGCTCGACGGAAAAGTAGCCCTGATTACGGGCGCTTCGAAAGGAATTGGCCGGGCCATTGCCCAGCATTTTGCCCAACTGGGCGCTCAGGTTGCCTTCACGTACCTCTCCAGCGTGGAGAAGGGCCAGCAGCTCGAACATGAGCTGGCGGCCTTCGGCACCAAAGTGAAAGGCTACCGCTCCGATGCCTCCGACTACCAGCAAGCCGAAAAGCTCGTTGACGATGTAATTGCCGAGTTCGGCAAGCTCGATGTGCTGGTGAACAACGCCGGCATCACCAAAGACGGCCTGCTGATGCGCATGAGCGAGGAGCAGTGGGACCAGGTGCTGAACGTGAACCTGAAATCGGTGTTCAACCTGACCAAAGCCGCCACCAAGCCCATGATGCGTGCCAAATCGGGCAGCATCATCAACATGACGTCGGTGGTGGGCATCAAAGGCAACGCCGGCCAGGCCAACTACGCGGCCTCCAAGTCGGGCATCATCGGCTTCACCAAGTCGGTGGCCCTGGAACTGGGCTCGCGCAACATCCGCTGCAACGCCATTGCGCCGGGCTTCATCGAAACCGAAATGACCGGCGAGCTGGACCAGAAAGTTGTTGACGAGTGGCGCAAGGCCATTCCGCTGAAGCGCGGCGGCACCCCCGAAGACGTGGCCAAAGCCACTGCCTTCCTGGCTTCTGATGATTCGGCCTACATCACCGGCCAGGTGCTGCAGGTCGATGGCGGTATGCTGACCTAG
- a CDS encoding DUF4249 domain-containing protein encodes MPLPSTASALRLLGPTLTLVAAGCLSGCGLQKDVDVELPAPPAQLVAECYLESGQIPQLTITETVPYLSEPSNQLLTDVTVTLTGPTGRIDTLRFGPGQNAGTKKFFTHRGRRRLTIRPGDTYRLDVKDTKGRHLFGTSTMPATVPIDTIEWKFNDRTGEQRKAYVLTKFDDPAATVDFYRLQVHRRRINDNPAVDYLPEDRLLNGQRFVLGTSYEFSPNDTLFVTLFHLERPYYDFLRSIDDAQSANGNPFGQPAKVRSTVEGGIGVFTILNYQRRRIILKE; translated from the coding sequence ATGCCATTGCCTTCAACAGCATCTGCTTTACGCCTGCTCGGGCCCACGCTGACCCTGGTTGCGGCGGGCTGCCTGAGCGGCTGCGGCTTGCAGAAAGACGTGGACGTGGAGCTGCCCGCGCCGCCCGCCCAGCTGGTAGCCGAGTGCTACCTCGAGTCGGGCCAGATTCCGCAGCTTACCATTACCGAAACGGTGCCGTACCTCAGCGAGCCGAGCAACCAGCTGCTTACCGATGTAACCGTTACGCTTACCGGGCCCACGGGCCGCATCGATACCCTGCGCTTTGGCCCGGGCCAGAATGCCGGCACCAAAAAGTTCTTCACGCACCGGGGGCGCCGCCGCCTCACCATCCGGCCCGGCGACACCTACCGCCTCGATGTGAAGGACACCAAGGGCCGCCACCTGTTTGGCACCTCCACCATGCCCGCCACGGTGCCCATCGACACGATCGAGTGGAAGTTTAACGACCGCACCGGCGAACAGCGCAAAGCCTACGTGCTCACCAAGTTCGACGACCCGGCCGCTACCGTCGATTTTTACCGCCTGCAGGTGCACCGCCGCCGCATCAACGACAACCCCGCGGTGGATTACCTGCCCGAAGACCGCCTGCTGAACGGCCAGCGCTTTGTGCTGGGCACCAGCTACGAGTTTTCGCCCAACGACACCCTGTTCGTCACGCTCTTCCACCTGGAGCGGCCGTACTACGATTTCCTGCGCTCCATCGACGACGCCCAATCGGCCAACGGCAACCCTTTTGGGCAACCGGCCAAAGTGCGAAGCACGGTGGAGGGCGGCATTGGCGTGTTCACCATTCTCAACTACCAGCGGCGGCGGATAATTTTAAAAGAATAA
- a CDS encoding replication-associated recombination protein A, with protein MNSLFDPPADQPRPGAPLAERLRPRTLDEYVGQQHLIGEGGVLRRYLEAGRLPSLILWGPPGVGKTTLAHLLAAQLKLPFVALSAINAGVKDVRDVIQQAKSRRNTVLFIDEIHRFSKSQQDALLGAVEQGIVTLVGATTENPSFEVIPAILSRAQVYVLEPLGKDELTGLVDRALRDDEALRRRPVRLESYDALLRISGGDARKLLNLLEIVVQAAKANPETGEVVVNDEVVQQLAQQNLSRYDKGGEMHYDVISAFIKSIRGSDPNAALYYLAVMLEGGEDPKFIARRLLILASEDVGNANPNALLLAQSTFQAVTVIGMPESDIILGQCVVYLATSPKSNASYMAIREARAFVRQNGVASVPLQLRNAPTKLMKQLNYGTEYHYSHDGEGNFVFQEFMPDGLGHKRFYTPGDNPTEAKMLERLRYWWGEKYGY; from the coding sequence ATGAACTCACTCTTCGACCCACCCGCCGATCAGCCGCGCCCCGGCGCCCCGCTGGCCGAACGCCTTCGCCCCCGCACTTTGGACGAGTACGTGGGCCAGCAACACCTTATCGGCGAAGGCGGCGTGCTGCGCCGCTACCTCGAAGCCGGTCGGTTGCCTTCGCTGATTTTGTGGGGCCCGCCGGGTGTGGGCAAAACCACGCTGGCCCACTTGCTGGCCGCGCAGCTCAAGCTGCCGTTTGTGGCCCTGAGCGCCATTAACGCCGGCGTGAAGGATGTGCGCGACGTAATCCAGCAAGCCAAATCGCGCCGCAACACGGTGCTGTTTATCGACGAGATTCACCGCTTCAGCAAGTCGCAGCAGGATGCGCTGCTCGGGGCCGTGGAGCAGGGCATTGTTACGCTCGTAGGCGCCACCACCGAAAACCCCTCGTTCGAGGTAATTCCGGCTATCCTGAGCCGGGCGCAGGTGTACGTGCTCGAGCCCCTAGGTAAGGACGAGCTTACTGGCCTCGTGGACCGGGCCCTGCGCGACGACGAAGCCCTGCGCCGCCGGCCCGTACGCCTGGAGAGCTACGACGCGCTGCTGCGCATTTCGGGCGGCGATGCGCGCAAGCTGCTCAACCTGCTCGAAATTGTGGTGCAGGCCGCCAAAGCCAACCCTGAAACCGGCGAAGTGGTGGTGAACGACGAGGTGGTGCAGCAGCTGGCCCAGCAAAACCTCTCCCGCTACGACAAAGGCGGCGAAATGCACTACGATGTCATTTCGGCCTTTATCAAAAGCATTCGGGGCTCCGACCCCAACGCCGCGCTCTACTACCTGGCCGTGATGCTCGAAGGCGGCGAAGACCCCAAGTTTATTGCCCGCCGCCTGCTCATTCTGGCTTCGGAAGATGTGGGCAACGCCAACCCCAACGCCTTGCTGCTGGCCCAGAGCACGTTTCAGGCCGTTACGGTTATCGGCATGCCCGAGTCGGATATCATCTTGGGTCAGTGCGTGGTGTATTTGGCCACTTCGCCCAAGAGTAACGCCTCGTACATGGCCATTCGGGAGGCGCGGGCTTTTGTGCGGCAAAACGGCGTGGCTTCGGTGCCGCTGCAGCTACGCAACGCCCCCACCAAGCTCATGAAGCAGCTGAATTACGGCACCGAGTACCACTACTCGCACGACGGCGAAGGCAACTTCGTGTTCCAGGAGTTTATGCCCGATGGCCTCGGCCACAAGCGCTTCTACACCCCAGGCGACAACCCCACCGAAGCCAAAATGCTGGAGCGGCTGCGCTATTGGTGGGGCGAGAAGTACGGTTATTAA
- the sppA gene encoding signal peptide peptidase SppA has product MRQFLKYVLATIVGLILFSVVGLFLFVAMVAALGSSSDEVTVASNSVLELKLDKPITERKQEAEFTPFGAGNSSIGLVNLKEAIGRAKTDDDIRGILLNLDVVSGGMASLEEVRDALIDFKKSGKFVVAYHETGSEKGYYLSSVADEVYLHPQGLLEFNGLSTEVFFYKRLFDKLGVEPYIFRVGSFKSAVEPFMRENFSDSARYQTVSFLNSINNHTVQQIAAARKLPVARLKAVQDSMLVHNAEDAKRYGLVTKLGYYDEVLDYMRTKLNLGKDKKPSLISLSTYSKADKDEEEVSTNRIAVIYAEGDIVSGKGGEESIGGTKFAEAIRKARLDKKVKAIVLRINSPGGSALASDVIYREVLLAKKEKPVIASMSDVAASGGYYIAMGCDAIVAHPNTITGSIGVFGVLPNLGPLLSDKLGITVDRVNTGKFSDIPTVTRRLTPFEQQQLQREVERTYADFTSKAALGRKIPVERLRRLASGRVWSGTEAKERGLVDVLGDFDDAVAMAAKRAKLEKGDYRLQSLPRRKSAFESFVAFFGDSEEAEARALKAKLGPLYPIYEQYRTVTQMQGVQARLPYELTIQ; this is encoded by the coding sequence ATGCGTCAATTTCTTAAATACGTACTGGCTACCATCGTCGGGCTGATCCTGTTCTCGGTGGTGGGCCTGTTCTTGTTCGTTGCCATGGTAGCTGCCCTAGGTAGCTCCTCCGACGAAGTAACCGTGGCCAGCAACTCGGTGCTGGAGCTCAAGCTCGATAAGCCGATTACCGAGCGCAAGCAGGAGGCCGAGTTCACGCCCTTTGGCGCGGGCAACTCCTCCATTGGCCTCGTCAACCTGAAAGAAGCCATTGGCCGGGCCAAAACCGACGACGACATCCGCGGCATTCTGCTGAACCTCGATGTGGTGTCGGGCGGCATGGCTTCGCTCGAAGAAGTGCGCGACGCGCTTATCGACTTCAAGAAATCGGGCAAGTTTGTGGTGGCCTACCACGAAACCGGCTCCGAAAAGGGCTACTACCTGTCGTCGGTGGCCGATGAGGTGTACCTGCACCCGCAAGGTTTGCTCGAGTTCAACGGCCTTTCCACGGAGGTGTTTTTCTACAAGCGCCTGTTCGATAAGCTCGGCGTCGAGCCGTATATCTTCCGGGTGGGCTCGTTTAAGAGCGCCGTGGAGCCCTTTATGCGCGAGAATTTCTCCGACTCGGCCCGCTACCAAACGGTGTCGTTCCTGAACTCCATCAACAACCACACCGTGCAGCAAATTGCCGCAGCGCGCAAGCTGCCGGTAGCCCGCCTGAAGGCCGTGCAGGATTCGATGCTGGTGCACAACGCCGAGGATGCCAAGCGCTACGGCCTGGTAACCAAGCTGGGCTACTACGACGAAGTGCTCGACTACATGCGCACCAAGCTGAACCTGGGCAAAGACAAAAAGCCCAGCCTCATCAGCCTGAGCACCTATAGCAAGGCCGACAAGGACGAGGAAGAGGTGAGCACCAACCGCATTGCCGTGATTTATGCCGAAGGCGACATCGTGAGCGGCAAGGGCGGCGAGGAAAGCATCGGCGGCACCAAGTTCGCCGAGGCCATCCGCAAAGCCCGCCTCGATAAAAAGGTGAAAGCCATTGTGCTGCGCATCAACTCGCCCGGCGGCTCGGCCCTGGCTTCGGATGTGATTTACCGCGAGGTGCTGCTGGCCAAAAAAGAGAAGCCGGTAATTGCCTCGATGTCGGACGTGGCGGCTTCGGGCGGCTACTACATTGCCATGGGCTGCGACGCGATTGTGGCCCACCCCAACACCATTACCGGCTCCATCGGGGTATTTGGCGTGCTGCCCAACTTAGGGCCGCTGCTCTCCGATAAGCTCGGCATCACCGTCGACCGCGTAAACACGGGCAAGTTCTCCGACATTCCGACTGTTACGCGCCGCCTCACGCCCTTCGAGCAGCAGCAGCTGCAGCGCGAAGTGGAGCGCACCTACGCCGATTTCACCAGCAAAGCGGCCCTGGGTCGGAAAATTCCGGTGGAGCGCCTGCGCCGCCTGGCCTCGGGCCGGGTGTGGTCGGGCACCGAAGCCAAGGAGCGCGGCCTGGTGGATGTGCTCGGCGACTTCGACGACGCCGTTGCCATGGCTGCCAAGCGCGCTAAGCTCGAAAAAGGCGACTACCGCCTGCAAAGCCTGCCCCGCCGCAAATCGGCCTTCGAAAGCTTTGTGGCCTTCTTTGGCGACTCGGAAGAGGCCGAAGCCCGCGCCCTCAAAGCCAAGCTGGGCCCGTTGTACCCCATCTACGAGCAGTACCGCACCGTTACGCAGATGCAGGGCGTGCAGGCCCGCCTGCCCTACGAGCTGACGATTCAGTAA
- a CDS encoding TonB-dependent receptor has product MVRLRSFRFVFSVLLLVAAPLSLLAQVVLRGTVRGSDGSALPGANVAVPRLGLGTATNPDGSYELSLPAGRHSVQASFIGYQSQTLEVNLRNTQRLDFALPLGGTELQEVVIEGSGTLEQKLQTTQMGAERITAREAKLLPALFGEVDILKTLQLKPGVQNGGEGTSGLFVRGGSADQNLFLLDDAVVYNPNHLFGLFSTFNSDVVQSVDLYKSGYPAQYGGRLSSVVDVKLREGSRDSLGVSGGIGLISSRLAVEAPIKKGKGSFIVAGRRTYFDVFTRQINKLNADDPDYNPIPDYYFYDLNAKANYQLGDKDQVFLSGYLGNDVFGFSSTRGFNFDFRWGNRAATARWSHVFGPRLFTNTSATASYYTYNIANRLDQFSFGLSSSIRDYNLRSDWEWRPEGGKHVIRFGGSGTFHHFGVGRLQAGSEDQELSLGQDVQYDGQEGGLYAADNFTVTDRLALDYGLRLSGFRSGRNDYGGLEPRAAARYTLSPKTTLKASYALMYQYAHLVTNSGASLPTDIWYPSRLSVKPQRSQQVSAGVSWLFAGGKLLLTNEVYYKWAQRQIDFRDGAQLFVNPELDQEFLFGRGWAYGNEVYLEKKDGNTTGWLGYTLAWTKREFEPQRGTDGINGGRPFFPTYDRRHNLTLVLLHRLNKRINLTGSFVYTSGNPTTLPTGRIAVQDVFGGELEAVPLYPDRNSFRLPSYNRLDLGVVYKLRPMRWGGESDLTLSIYNAYNRRNPYFIYIDEVRDADTEQVLRYRARQVSLFPVIPSVTYNFKF; this is encoded by the coding sequence ATGGTTCGTTTACGCTCGTTCCGATTTGTTTTTTCGGTGCTGCTGCTCGTGGCAGCGCCGCTTAGTTTGCTGGCCCAGGTGGTATTGCGTGGCACCGTGCGCGGCTCCGATGGCAGCGCCTTGCCCGGGGCCAACGTGGCCGTGCCGCGCCTGGGGCTGGGCACCGCCACCAACCCCGACGGCAGCTACGAGCTAAGCTTGCCCGCCGGGCGCCACAGCGTGCAGGCCTCGTTTATCGGCTACCAAAGCCAAACCCTGGAGGTAAACCTGCGCAACACGCAACGCCTCGATTTTGCGCTGCCCCTGGGCGGCACCGAGCTGCAGGAAGTGGTAATTGAAGGCTCCGGTACGCTCGAGCAGAAGCTGCAAACCACCCAAATGGGTGCCGAGCGCATCACGGCCCGCGAAGCCAAGCTGCTGCCGGCGTTGTTTGGCGAGGTCGACATCCTGAAAACCCTGCAGCTGAAGCCCGGCGTGCAAAACGGCGGCGAGGGCACCAGCGGCCTGTTTGTGCGCGGCGGCTCGGCCGACCAAAACTTGTTTCTGCTCGACGACGCGGTGGTGTACAACCCCAACCACTTGTTCGGGCTGTTCAGCACCTTCAACTCCGATGTGGTGCAGTCCGTCGATTTGTACAAATCGGGCTACCCGGCACAGTACGGCGGGCGGCTGTCGTCGGTGGTGGATGTGAAGCTGCGCGAAGGCAGCCGCGACTCCCTGGGGGTAAGCGGCGGCATCGGGCTGATTTCGTCGCGCCTGGCGGTGGAGGCGCCCATTAAAAAGGGCAAGGGCTCGTTTATCGTGGCCGGCCGGCGCACGTATTTCGACGTGTTTACGCGGCAGATCAACAAGCTGAACGCCGACGACCCCGACTACAACCCCATTCCGGATTACTACTTCTACGACCTCAACGCGAAGGCCAATTACCAGCTCGGCGACAAAGATCAGGTGTTCCTGAGCGGCTACCTCGGCAACGACGTGTTCGGGTTTAGCTCCACGCGCGGCTTCAACTTCGATTTTCGGTGGGGCAACCGCGCGGCCACGGCCCGCTGGAGCCACGTGTTCGGCCCTAGGTTGTTTACCAATACCTCGGCCACGGCATCGTACTACACCTACAACATTGCCAACCGGCTCGATCAGTTCAGCTTCGGCCTGAGCAGCAGCATCCGCGACTACAACCTGCGCTCCGACTGGGAGTGGCGGCCCGAGGGCGGCAAGCACGTCATCCGGTTTGGCGGCAGCGGCACCTTTCACCACTTCGGGGTGGGTCGCCTGCAGGCCGGCTCCGAGGACCAGGAGCTGAGCCTAGGTCAGGACGTGCAGTACGACGGGCAGGAGGGTGGCTTGTACGCAGCCGACAACTTTACGGTAACCGACCGGCTGGCCCTCGATTACGGCCTGCGCCTCTCGGGCTTCCGCTCGGGCCGCAACGACTACGGCGGGCTCGAGCCGCGGGCGGCGGCGCGCTACACGTTGTCGCCAAAAACCACGCTCAAGGCCAGCTACGCCCTCATGTACCAGTACGCGCACCTGGTTACCAACTCGGGGGCGTCCTTGCCCACCGACATCTGGTACCCTTCGCGCCTTTCGGTGAAGCCGCAACGCTCGCAGCAGGTATCGGCCGGGGTGAGCTGGCTGTTTGCCGGCGGCAAGCTGCTGCTCACCAACGAGGTGTACTACAAATGGGCGCAGCGCCAGATCGATTTCCGCGACGGCGCCCAGCTGTTCGTGAACCCCGAGCTCGACCAAGAGTTTTTGTTTGGCCGCGGCTGGGCCTACGGCAACGAGGTGTACCTCGAAAAGAAGGACGGCAACACCACCGGCTGGCTGGGCTACACCCTGGCCTGGACGAAGCGCGAGTTTGAGCCCCAGCGCGGCACCGACGGCATCAACGGCGGCCGGCCGTTTTTCCCCACCTACGACCGCCGCCACAACCTCACGCTGGTGCTGCTGCACCGGCTCAACAAGCGCATCAACCTCACCGGCTCGTTTGTGTACACCTCGGGCAACCCCACCACGCTGCCCACGGGCCGCATTGCTGTGCAGGACGTGTTTGGCGGCGAGCTGGAGGCCGTGCCCTTGTACCCCGACCGCAACTCCTTCCGGCTGCCCAGCTACAACCGCCTCGACCTAGGCGTGGTGTACAAGCTGCGGCCCATGCGCTGGGGCGGCGAGTCGGACCTGACGCTGAGCATTTACAACGCCTACAACCGCCGCAACCCGTACTTCATTTACATCGATGAGGTGCGCGACGCCGACACCGAGCAAGTGCTGCGCTACCGCGCCCGGCAGGTGTCGTTGTTCCCCGTGATTCCGTCGGTTACCTACAACTTCAAATTCTAA
- a CDS encoding purine-nucleoside phosphorylase: MPQTAAEQLSQLREAAAYIQQQTAAFQPEFGIILGTGLGALAKEVQVEHTLSYADIPHFPVSTVESHAGRLLLGTLGGRRVAVLQGRFHYYEGYTMQQVVFPVRVLKLLGISKLFVSNAAGGLHPEFRISDLMLIDDHINLQPTNPLVGPNLDELGPRFPDMFAPYDAGLLAQAQAAAADLGFGPRVRRGVYASLPGPMLETPAEYRYLRTIGSDAVGMSTVPEVIAARHMGLPVLAVSVITDLASPEHLKPVDLAHILAAAADAEPRLTALLKRVVEMQ, from the coding sequence ATGCCCCAAACTGCCGCCGAACAACTCTCCCAACTGCGCGAAGCCGCCGCGTACATTCAGCAACAAACCGCTGCTTTTCAGCCCGAATTCGGCATTATCCTGGGTACCGGCCTGGGTGCCTTGGCCAAGGAGGTGCAGGTAGAGCACACGCTCAGCTACGCCGATATTCCGCACTTTCCGGTATCGACGGTGGAAAGCCACGCGGGCCGGTTGCTGCTGGGTACCCTAGGTGGCCGGCGGGTGGCGGTGCTGCAGGGGCGCTTCCACTACTACGAGGGCTACACCATGCAGCAGGTGGTGTTTCCGGTGCGGGTGCTGAAGCTGCTGGGCATCAGCAAGCTGTTTGTGAGCAACGCCGCCGGCGGCCTGCACCCCGAGTTCCGCATCAGCGACCTGATGCTGATCGACGACCACATCAACCTGCAGCCTACCAACCCGCTCGTGGGCCCCAACCTCGATGAGCTGGGCCCGCGCTTCCCCGATATGTTTGCGCCGTACGATGCCGGCCTGCTTGCCCAGGCCCAGGCCGCCGCCGCCGACCTAGGATTTGGCCCGCGCGTGCGCCGCGGCGTGTACGCCTCGTTGCCCGGCCCCATGCTCGAAACGCCCGCCGAGTACCGCTACCTGCGCACCATCGGCTCCGATGCCGTAGGCATGAGCACCGTGCCCGAGGTAATTGCCGCCCGCCACATGGGCCTGCCGGTATTGGCTGTTTCTGTCATCACCGACCTGGCCAGCCCCGAGCACCTCAAACCGGTTGATCTGGCCCATATTTTGGCCGCCGCCGCCGATGCCGAGCCGCGCCTCACGGCGTTGCTGAAGCGCGTGGTGGAGATGCAGTAA